A portion of the Lolium rigidum isolate FL_2022 chromosome 1, APGP_CSIRO_Lrig_0.1, whole genome shotgun sequence genome contains these proteins:
- the LOC124686940 gene encoding general transcription and DNA repair factor IIH subunit TFB1-1-like isoform X1: protein MGTMTISAKYKTTVRDPGTIGILRMSEDKLTFTPNDPRSLMKLNVDFRTIKGHKFNKVDGSKSTPPLLNLSKDSDKGGGYMFEFDNVGSRDSCRDFVARVLGKHQGIVPPRPNAPPEKSVASTGPDQLSSAEMERRMKLLREDSELQKLHKKFVLGNVLQESEFWATRKNLLDDEASKASKQKPGFKSAMLADVRPSADGQTNKVTFSLTTEIIHQIFAEKPAVHRAFLDYVPKKLSEKDFWTKYCRAEYLLRTKNTLAAKAEAAEDEELAMFLKNDDILAKEAKLKIKRVDPTLDMEADAGDDYIHLADHGILRDGSRETVDADSELAGRTLSQDLNRHAAVVLEGRSTDVESTDTKTVAEALARSKKEPPSSSVSEDTSHERSLKVARMTEIEDLQAPRSLPYAPLCIKDPREYFDSQQANALRPLGGSNEGRKARSCSLSTDDAFRHLMDQMSLIKDNKLNIPVLQSDVALKVLNELNEGISRSRRLNLKNPQDSLLGHLPHRTRDELMDHWTAIQELLRHFWSSYPITTTVLYNKVQRVKDAMTQIYQKLQDIKESAQPDVRHEISQLVKPMTQALDAAFSHDLEQQQKSSKVGSRPNGF, encoded by the exons ATGGGGACTATGACGATCAGCGCCAAGTACAAGACCACGGTCAGGGACCCCGGCACCATCGGCATCCTCCGGATG AGTGAGgataagctaacatttactcctaacGATCCACGCTCTCTAATGAAGCTCAATGTCGATTTCCGGACCATCAAAG GTCACAAGTTCAACAAAGTAGATGGGAGCAAATCAACACCACCATTATTGAATCTTTCAAAAGATTCTGACAAG ggCGGTGGCTACATGTTTGAGTTTGATAACGTTGGTAGCCGTGACTCATGCCGCGACTTTGTAG CTAGGGTTTTAGGCAAACATCAGGGTATTGTACCTCCTAGACCAAATGCACCTCCTGAAAAATCAGTTGCGTCAACTGGTCCAGATCAGCTCAGTTCTGCCGAAATGGAAAGACGGATGAAATTGCTGCGAGAAGACAG TGAATTACAGAAGTTACATAAGAAGTTTGTTCTTGGAAATGTTCTGCAAGAGTCTGAATTTTGGGCCACAAGGAAG AATTTACTTGATGATGAAGCAAGCAAAGCATCAAAACAAAAGCCAGGTTTCAAAAGTGCCATGCTAGCTGATGTTAGGCCATCCGCTGATGGGCAG ACGAATAAGGTTACTTTCAGTCTGACTACTGAGATTATCCATCAG ATTTTTGCAGAAAAGCCAGCCGTGCATCGGGCATTTTTAGATTATGTTCCAAAGAAG TTGTCGGAAAAGGACTTTTGGACAAAATACTGTAGAGCTGAGTATCTACTTAGGACAAAAAATACTTTAGCGGCGAAAGCTGAGGCTGCTGAAGATGAGGAATTAGCTATGTTCTTGAAAAATGATGATATACTTGCCAAGGAGGCAAAGCTCAAG ATAAAACGAGTAGACCCAACCTTAGACATGGAGGCAGATGCAGGGGATGACTACATCCATCTTGCG GATCATGGGATTCTCCGTGATGGCAGCAGAGAGACAGTTGATGCTGATAGTGAGTTGGCTGGGAGAACGCTTTCTCAGGATCTGAATCGGCATGCTGCTGTTGTTCTTGAAGGGAGATCAACAG ATGTCGAATCAACTGATACGAAGACTGTGGCTGAAGCACTTGCAAGGTCCAAGAAGG AACCACCTTCAAGTTCTGTTTCTGAGGATACTAGTCATGAGAGATCGTTAAAGGTGGCCCGCATGACTGAGATAGAGGATTTGCAAGCTCCACGAAGTCTCCCATATGCACCACTTTGTATAAAG GATCCTCGAGAATATTTTGATTCCCAGCAAGCAAATGCTCTGAGACCTTTAGGTGGCAGTAATGAGGGAAGAAAGGCCCGCAGCTGCAGCCTGAGTACAGATGACGCATTCCGTCATTTGATGGATCAAATGTCTTTGATAAAAGATAATAAATTGAACATTCCAGTTCTTCAGTCAGATGTGGCCCTTAAG GTTCTTAATGAATTGAACGAAGGAATTTCGCGTTCGCGGAGGCTTAATCTGAAGAATCCACAAGACAGTCTCCTTGGTCATCTTCCACACCGTACGCGAGATGAACTTATGGAT CATTGGACGGCTATCCAGGAGTTGCTGCGCCATTTTTGGTCATCATACCCTATAACAACCACAGTCCTTTATAATAAG GTTCAAAGGGTGAAGGACGCAATGACACAGATATATCAGAAGTTACAG GATATAAAGGAATCAGCACAGCCTGATGTAAGACATGAAATATCTCAGCTTGTGAAGCCCATGACCCAG GCGCTGGATGCTGCCTTCAGCCATGATCTCGAGCAGCAGCAGAAATCTTCAAAGGTTGGGAGCAGGCCCAACGGGTTTTGA
- the LOC124686940 gene encoding general transcription and DNA repair factor IIH subunit TFB1-3-like isoform X2: MGTMTISAKYKTTVRDPGTIGILRMSEDKLTFTPNDPRSLMKLNVDFRTIKGHKFNKVDGSKSTPPLLNLSKDSDKGGGYMFEFDNVGSRDSCRDFVARVLGKHQGIVPPRPNAPPEKSVASTGPDQLSSAEMERRMKLLREDSELQKLHKKFVLGNVLQESEFWATRKNLLDDEASKASKQKPGFKSAMLADVRPSADGQTNKVTFSLTTEIIHQIFAEKPAVHRAFLDYVPKKLSEKDFWTKYCRAEYLLRTKNTLAAKAEAAEDEELAMFLKNDDILAKEAKLKIKRVDPTLDMEADAGDDYIHLADHGILRDGSRETVDADSELAGRTLSQDLNRHAAVVLEGRSTDVESTDTKTVAEALARSKKEPPSSSVSEDTSHERSLKVARMTEIEDLQAPRSLPYAPLCIKDPREYFDSQQANALRPLGGSNEGRKARSCSLSTDDAFRHLMDQMSLIKDNKLNIPVLQSDVALKENLTTCMVWA; the protein is encoded by the exons ATGGGGACTATGACGATCAGCGCCAAGTACAAGACCACGGTCAGGGACCCCGGCACCATCGGCATCCTCCGGATG AGTGAGgataagctaacatttactcctaacGATCCACGCTCTCTAATGAAGCTCAATGTCGATTTCCGGACCATCAAAG GTCACAAGTTCAACAAAGTAGATGGGAGCAAATCAACACCACCATTATTGAATCTTTCAAAAGATTCTGACAAG ggCGGTGGCTACATGTTTGAGTTTGATAACGTTGGTAGCCGTGACTCATGCCGCGACTTTGTAG CTAGGGTTTTAGGCAAACATCAGGGTATTGTACCTCCTAGACCAAATGCACCTCCTGAAAAATCAGTTGCGTCAACTGGTCCAGATCAGCTCAGTTCTGCCGAAATGGAAAGACGGATGAAATTGCTGCGAGAAGACAG TGAATTACAGAAGTTACATAAGAAGTTTGTTCTTGGAAATGTTCTGCAAGAGTCTGAATTTTGGGCCACAAGGAAG AATTTACTTGATGATGAAGCAAGCAAAGCATCAAAACAAAAGCCAGGTTTCAAAAGTGCCATGCTAGCTGATGTTAGGCCATCCGCTGATGGGCAG ACGAATAAGGTTACTTTCAGTCTGACTACTGAGATTATCCATCAG ATTTTTGCAGAAAAGCCAGCCGTGCATCGGGCATTTTTAGATTATGTTCCAAAGAAG TTGTCGGAAAAGGACTTTTGGACAAAATACTGTAGAGCTGAGTATCTACTTAGGACAAAAAATACTTTAGCGGCGAAAGCTGAGGCTGCTGAAGATGAGGAATTAGCTATGTTCTTGAAAAATGATGATATACTTGCCAAGGAGGCAAAGCTCAAG ATAAAACGAGTAGACCCAACCTTAGACATGGAGGCAGATGCAGGGGATGACTACATCCATCTTGCG GATCATGGGATTCTCCGTGATGGCAGCAGAGAGACAGTTGATGCTGATAGTGAGTTGGCTGGGAGAACGCTTTCTCAGGATCTGAATCGGCATGCTGCTGTTGTTCTTGAAGGGAGATCAACAG ATGTCGAATCAACTGATACGAAGACTGTGGCTGAAGCACTTGCAAGGTCCAAGAAGG AACCACCTTCAAGTTCTGTTTCTGAGGATACTAGTCATGAGAGATCGTTAAAGGTGGCCCGCATGACTGAGATAGAGGATTTGCAAGCTCCACGAAGTCTCCCATATGCACCACTTTGTATAAAG GATCCTCGAGAATATTTTGATTCCCAGCAAGCAAATGCTCTGAGACCTTTAGGTGGCAGTAATGAGGGAAGAAAGGCCCGCAGCTGCAGCCTGAGTACAGATGACGCATTCCGTCATTTGATGGATCAAATGTCTTTGATAAAAGATAATAAATTGAACATTCCAGTTCTTCAGTCAGATGTGGCCCTTAAG GAAAACCTAACTACCTGCATGGTATGGGCCTAG
- the LOC124653988 gene encoding uncharacterized protein LOC124653988: MGKEALDYVLVPLGLALMVGYHAWLLLRIRRRPTTTVIGVNSINRRIWVRHIMEEPSGKHAVLAVQTIRNNIMASTLLASTAITLSSLIAVLMSGGSRGGGGGGLLPGAPLVVGATGEEALSAKFFVILVCFLVAFLLNLQSIRYYSHTSTLVNVPLRAHRLRRPGLAVDYVTGTLNRGSYFWSLGVRAFYFSCPVFLWLFGPIPMFAACTVMVSALYFLDVCEDWEEEHDGDHGVSGDQTSGQGKNVGEQQV; the protein is encoded by the exons ATGGGGAAGGAGGCGCTGGACTACGTGCTGGTGCCGCTGGGGCTTGCGCTGATGGTGGGGTACCACGCGTGGCTTCTCCTCCGCATCCGGCGCCGCCCGACGACCACTGTCATCGGCGTCAACTCCATCAACCGCCGCATCTGGGTCCGCCACATCATGGAG GAGCCGTCCGGGAAGCACGCGGTGCTGGCGGTGCAGACGATCCGGAACAACATCATGGCGTCGACGCTGCTGGCTTCCACCGCCATCACGCTCAGCTCTCTCATCGCCGTCCTCATGTCCGgcggctcacgcggcggcggcgggggcggcctcctcccgggcgcgccgctcgtcgTGGGCGCGACGGGGGAGGAGGCGCTGTCGGCCAAGTTCTTCGTCATCCTCGTCTGTTTCCTCGTCGCCTTCCTCCTCAACTTGCAGTCCATCCGCTACTACAGCCACACCAGCACCCTCGTCAACGTCCCGCTCCGCGCGCACCGACTCCGCCGCCCGGGCCTCGCCGTCGACTACGTCACCGGGACGCTCAACCGCGGCAGCTACTTCTGGTCGCTCGGCGTCAGGGCCTTCTACTTCTCCTGCCCCGTCTTCCTCTGGCTCTTCGGGCCCATCCCCATGTTCGCCGCATGCACTGTCATGGTCTCCGCGCTCTACTTCCTCGACGTGTGCGAGGATTGGGAAGAGGAACACGATGGCGACCACGGTGTGAGCGGTGATCAAACCTCAGGACAAGGGAAGAATGTAGGGGAGCAGCAAGTGTAG
- the LOC124682901 gene encoding factor of DNA methylation 1-like, translating into MSAMDCSSDESSELSDTDIDDYAEKVYVDLKSGRFAARLGADRFRCPFCPGKKKQDYRYNELLQHAIGVGASNRAAKVKANHQALAKLLKTDHADAAGSLPARQAEALFNPPKPVQDQELYVYPWMGILANVPAEQTEKDGATVMQQLDRFKPSRINAVDSSDGYTGFVVVHFEKDWIGFKDALAFHNYYKSRHLGKREWNEAGRRGKYIFGWLAKEEDYNSDDPVARFLSERGELKTVSELQLEVSRKTETLITNLTNQISAKSKYLMELECKCNQMDLALQRAMEDSDSLHQRYNEEMRNMQSAAREHSRRIVEETDQLRKHLDEKERAIKRRSKQLSEIVAQTDMERRKLENERKKNDGQNDSLNMARIEQEKANEGVRILVEKHKKEKEAALNKILMLEEQLDEKQKLELDIEQLRGKLEVVKHMEGEGIDVKKRTEELTKQLDERMDAMEHMDELNQTLIIKERMTNDELQDAKKELIKGLADLLNPRSIIGIKRMGELDEKAFFSACKERYGAEAETKALELCSLWQANLRDANWHPFKVVATGDTHKQIIDEGDEKLVGLKEQLGEEVYKAVTTALLEINEYNPSGSYVVSELWNNKENKKASMGEVVDHILKQWKLQKRKR; encoded by the exons AT GTCTGCCATGGACTGCAGCTCCGATGAGTCGTCAGAGCTAAGTGATACTGATATCGATGACTATGCTGAGAAGGTGTATGTGGACCTCAAGTCTGGCAGGTTTGCGGCTAGACTAGGCGCTGACAGGTTCAGATGCCCGTTCTGCCCCGGGAAGAAGAAGCAGGATTACCGTTACAATGAGCTGCTTCAGCATGCCATTGGGGTGGGTGCATCCAACCGCGCTGCCAAGGTGAAGGCAAACCACCAGGCCCTGGCCAAACTTCTCAAGACTGATCATGCTGATGCGGCAGGCTCATTGCCAGCGCGACAAGCCGAAGCACTGTTTAACCCCCCTAAGCCTGTGCAAGATCAGGAGCTGTATGTTTATCCCTGGATGGGCATCCTCGCCAATGTTCCAGCAGAGCAAACAGAGAAAGATGGAGCCACTGTGATGCAGCAGCTAGATCGTTTCAAACCCTCGCGGATTAATGCTGTGGATTCTTCTGATGGGTACACTGGGTTTGTGGTTGTTCACTTTGAGAAGGATTGGATTGGGTTTAAGGATGCCCTGGCATTCCATAACTACTACAAATCCCGTCATCTGGGTAAAAGGGAATGGAATGAGGCAGGTCGGCGGGGAAAGTATATTTTTGGTTGGCTGGCAAAAGAAGAGGATTACAATTCAGATGATCCAGTTGCTAGGTTCTTGTCAGAAAGAGGTGAACTGAAGACAGTGTCGGAACTGCAACTTGAGGTGTCCCGGAAGACTGAGACTCTCATAACTAATTTGACAAACCAGATTAGTGCTAAGAGCAAGTATTTAATGGAACTTGAGTGCAAGTGTAATCAGATGGATCTCGCTCTTCAAAGGGCCATGGAAGACAGTGACTCACTGCACCAACGCTACAATGAAG AAATGCGAAATATGCAGTCTGCTGCCCGTGAACATTCGCGGAGAATTGTTGAAGAGACTGATCAGCTGAGAAAGCATTTGGATGAGAAAGAGCGTGCCATCAAAAGGAGATCCAAGCAACTAAGTGAAATTGTTGCTCAAACTGACATGGAAAGAAGAAAACTGGAGAATGAGAGGAAAAAG AATGATGGTCAAAATGATTCCCTCAACATGGCCAGAATTGAGCAAGAGAAAGCCAATGAAGGTGTGCGAATTCTTGTCGAGAAACATAAG AAAGAGAAGGAAGCTGCTTTGAACAAAATCCTGATGTTAGAGGAGCAGCtcgatgagaagcaaaagcttgagCTGGACATAGAACAACTTAGAGGCAAACTGGAGGTGGTGAAACACATGGAGGGAGAGGGTATTGATGTGAAGAAACGCACTGAAGAGCTGACTAAGCAACTAGATGAAAGAATGGATGCAATGGAGCACATGGATGAGCTAAATCAAACTCTGATCATCAAGGAGAGGATGACTAATGATGAACTGCAAGATGCAAAGAAAGAGCTGATTAAG GGCTTGGCTGATTTGTTAAACCCTCGTAGCATCATTGGAATCAAGAGGATGGGTGAACTGGATGAGAAGGCGTTTTTTAGTGCTTGCAAGGAAAGGTATGGTGCAGAGGCCGAAACAAAGGCTCTTGAACTCTGCTCCCTGTGGCAAGCTAATCTTAGGGACGCTAATTGGCATCCTTTCAAGGTGGTGGCCACTGGTGACACGCACAAG CAAATCATCGATGAAGGCGATGAGAAGCTGGTGGGCTTGAAGGAGCAGCTCGGAGAAGAGGTCTACAAGGCTGTGACCACGGCACTGCTGGAGATCAACGAGTACAACCCCAGCGGCAGCTACGTGGTGTCTGAGCTCTGGAACAACAAGGAGAACAAAAAGGCCAGCATGGGGGAAGTCGTGGACCACATCCTGAAGCAGTGGAAGCTGCAGAAACGGAAGAGGTGA